Proteins from one Bombus affinis isolate iyBomAffi1 chromosome 1, iyBomAffi1.2, whole genome shotgun sequence genomic window:
- the LOC126916553 gene encoding uncharacterized protein LOC126916553 codes for MAEWAKFNGEEKLTQSSNTIETESNNKEEEDGTGGSRGDSRNAEVIARKSDEELLIEKRRSSVNRTPQETPRKTESRKASDATSSELNSLVKNASRLRKNSDQIGILTEERSKISNDQSYVNDAAIEKDEEIRNCLEKTFDAYNEPGSKIRQEARHELRESKESQNSVKKPDSLYKDNVASPPKRKSVFAERSSIFGSPTKILSKNRSPSEKSTEKLVNGKSPREDKQQHHVQFNKDAKKQQSREQRPQSSPSLPPSTTSSSEDNSSLGQLCEATPPDGGWGWVVVAASFMVNLIADGITFSFGVIYVEFLNYFGEGKSKTAWIGSLFMAMPLLSGPVASFLTDRYGCRRVSIAGSILAAAGFVISSFANSMEVLIFTFGVLAGFGLSLCFVAAVVIVAYYFDKKRSFATGLSVCGSGIGTFIFAPVTQYLLAEYGWRGTTLILAGLFLNLAVCGCLMRDLEWTTTRAKAKTEERRKNREKKRTRIQSSSVDSFSANSSLNTLTIMENLRTQEEEEEEGEKLFSSLVSLPTFVKNGEKVPLEVLELLSTRKNVYNVLLQNYPSLLISSRSFSDSGPLHDQLSTPSARFVPTPSSLSELKSEENKDKVLPNDEQTLRQQTDAAWRLWWLKKINLDSSLRRSSTLEHTRRLPTAYLKDIRVHRQSLTYRGAMLNINRYRLRASSCPDIYRNSMTTIARTKLVWYAGLWEFWDLIVDMLDFSHFADSRFLLFAISNFLLHTWYDVPYVYLTDNAIEMGFSETDASILISVIGITNMGGEILLGWAGDRAWVNASIVYAVCMAFCGAVTALIPMVIGNYYALCAISGAFGLFIGANYSLTSIILVELITLERFTNAYGLLLLVQGVANLMGPPLAGWLYDITGTYDLSFYLAGFFIALSGVLLLAMPLISLYRKCLHGSRKEETDEDFANVNRV; via the exons ATGGCCGAGTGGGCCAAGTTCAATGGCGAGGAGAAGCTGACTCAATCGAGCAACACGATCGAGACAGAGAGCAATAACAAAGAGGAGGAGGACGGTACCGGTGGATCGCGTGGTGACTCGAGAAACGCCGAGGTGATAGCACGAAAAAGCGACGAGGAGTTGTTGATCGAGAAAAGACGTTCTTCCGTAAACAGGACTCCTCAAGAAACGCCGCGTAAAACGGAGTCGCGAAAAGCTAGCGACGCGACCTCGTCAGAACTAAATTCTTTGGTGAAGAACGCGTCACGGTTGAGAAAAAATTCCGATCAGATCGGAATTCTTACCGAGGAGCGATCCAAGATATCGAACGATCAGAGCTACGTGAACGATGCGGCGATCGAGAAGGACGAGGAGATACGAAATTGTTTGGAGAAAACGTTCGATGCTTACAACGAGCCTGGCTCGAAGATTCGACAGGAAGCTAGGCACGAATTGAGAGAATCGAAAGAATCGCAGAACTCGGTGAAAAAGCCTGACAGTTTGTACAAGGACAACGTTGCCAGCCCGCCGAAGCGTAAGAGCGTTTTCGCAGAACGAAGTTCGATTTTTGGCTCTCCGACGAAGATCTTGTCGAAGAATCGTTCGCCGTCCGAGAAGAGTACCGAGAAGTTGGTTAACGGGAAATCGCCGCGGGAGGACAAGCAACAACATCATGTGCAATTTAACAAAGACGCGAAGAAGCAGCAGTCCAGGGAGCAGAGGCCGCAATCGAGCCCTTCGCTACCACCGTCGACCACCAGCAGTTCCGAGGATAATTCCAGCTTGGGGCAATTGTGCGAGGCTACACCACCTGATGGCGGTTGGGGATGGGTGGTCGTCGCAGCTTCCTTCATGGTTAACCTCATAGCCGACGGTATTACGTTCTCGTTCGGCGTGATCTACGTGGAATTTCTCAACTATTTCGGCGAAGGGAAATCGAAGACGGCCTGGATCGGCAGCTTGTTCATGGCGATGCCGTTGTTGTCGGGCCCCGTGGCCAGTTTCCTCACGGACAGATACGGTTGTCGAAGAGTTTCTATAGCGGGCAGTATCCTAGCGGCGGCCGGTTTCGTTATAAGTTCTTTCGCAAACTCCATGGAGGTTCTGATATTCACTTTCGGTGTTCTCGCTGGCTTCGGTTTGTCCTTGTGTTTCGTGGCAGCCGTGGTGATCGTCGCTTACTACTTCGATAAGAAGAGATCTTTCGCGACAGGTTTGTCCGTCTGCGGTAGCGGTATAGGAACGTTCATCTTTGCCCCGGTTACGCAGTACCTGCTGGCTGAATACGGCTGGCGGGGAACCACGCTGATATTGGCCGGTCTGTTCCTCAATCTGGCTGTTTGCGGCTGTCTTATGAGGGATCTCGAATGGACCACCACCAGAGCGAAGGCGAAGACCGAGGAGAGACGGAAAAATCGCGAGAAAAAGAGAACCAGGATACAGAGCTCGAGCGTGGACTCGTTCTCCGCGAATAGTTCGCTGAACACCCTCACGATCATGGAGAATCTTCGGACTcaagaggaagaggaggaggaaggTGAAAAGCTATTTTCCAGTCTGGTAAGCTTACCCACGTTCGTGAAGAACGGCGAAAAGGTACCGTTGGAGGTATTGGAACTACTTAGTACTCGTAAAAACGTGTACAACGTGTTACTGCAAAATTATCCGAGTCTGCTCATCTCCTCGAGGAGCTTCAGCGATTCCGGGCCGCTTCACGATCAGCTGAGCACACCTTCGGCCAGATTCGTGCCCACGCCGAGCTCTTTGTCCGAGTTAAAGAGCGAGGAAAACAAGGACAAGGTCTTGCCCAACGACGAGCAAACTCTTCGACAGCAAACGGACGCCGCTTGGCGATTGTGGTGGTTGAAGAAGATCAATCTGGATAGCTCGTTGAGAAGATCCAGCACTCTCGAGCATACCAGGAGACTACCTACTGCCTATCTGAAGGATATCAGAGTGCATAGACAGAGCCTTACGTATAGAGGTGCTATGTTGAATATAAATCGATATCGACTCAGGGCATCCAGTTGTCCGGATATTTATAGGAACTCGATGACCACCATAGCTAGAACCAAACTCGTTTGGTACGCCGGTCTCTGGGAATTCTGGGACCTCATCGTCGATATGCTCGATTTTTCTCATTTCGCTGATTCGCGTTTCTTGCTGTTCGCCATTAGCAATTTTCTCCTACATACCTGGTACGACGTGCCCTACGTCTATTTGACGGACAACGCGATCGAGATGGGCTTTAGCGAAACCGACGCATCTATTTTAATATCGGTCATAGGAATAACCAACATGGGTGGCGAG ATTCTGCTTGGTTGGGCAGGAGACAGAGCATGGGTAAACGCATCTATCGTATATGCAGTATGCATGGCATTTTGTGGCGCGGTGACGGCTTTAATACCCATGGTAATTGGTAATTACTATGCCTTATGCGCGATCTCTGGTGCTTTTGGATTATTCATCGGGGCAAACTACAGTCTTACCAGCATCATCCTCGTCGAACTGATTACGCTGGAAAGATTCACAAACGCGTATGGCCTTCTACTCTTGGTCCAGGGTGTTGCAAATCTTATGGGTCCTCCGTTGGCCG GATGGCTTTACGATATCACGGGGACGTACGATTTGTCGTTCTACTTAGCCGGTTTCTTCATTGCGTTGAGCGGAGTTCTCTTACTGGCGATGCCTTTAATTAGCCTATACCGGAAATGTTTGCACGGATCGAGGAAAGAGGAAACTGACGAAGATTTTGCAAACGTGAACAGAGTCTGA